In one Methylocaldum szegediense genomic region, the following are encoded:
- a CDS encoding KamA family radical SAM protein, with amino-acid sequence MSTSPKKIFTRIDSTRYTAYNLGNFREIPQIARLSEEQLFEIEVVGRVLPFKTNNFVVDKLIDWDKVPDDPMFVLTFPQREMLLPHHYEEMARLVKAGESSSVIREAADRIRLELNPHPAGQLDLNVPYLDGKPLHGMQHKYRETVLFFPSPGQTCHAYCTFCFRWPQFVGLSGLKFASREAEQLVAYLKAHPEVTDVLFTGGDPLLMSARRLADYLEPLIAAELPNLRHIRIGTKALSYWPYRFLTDADSDHIVSLLRKVAASGKHLAIMAHFNHPRELEPQEVQQAIQRLRSTGAVIRTQSPVLRHINDDPALWARMWNMQVDLGCVPYYMFLARDTGAQHYFAVPLVRAWEIFREAYQRVSGLGRTVRGPSMSTCPGKVQVLGVAETKGEKVITMRFLQGRNPDWIHRPFFAEYDDKATWLDELKPAFGQPRFFFEEELDRIYRESAFASS; translated from the coding sequence ATGAGTACCTCTCCCAAGAAAATCTTCACGAGAATCGATTCTACGCGCTATACCGCGTACAACCTCGGAAATTTTCGTGAAATCCCGCAGATCGCACGGCTCAGCGAGGAGCAATTGTTCGAAATTGAGGTCGTGGGGCGAGTGCTCCCCTTCAAGACGAATAACTTCGTGGTCGACAAACTGATCGACTGGGACAAAGTCCCCGACGATCCGATGTTCGTGTTGACTTTTCCGCAACGCGAGATGCTTTTGCCGCACCACTACGAGGAAATGGCGCGTCTGGTGAAAGCCGGCGAGAGTTCGTCAGTCATCCGCGAAGCGGCGGATCGTATCCGACTGGAGCTGAATCCCCACCCGGCGGGCCAGTTGGATCTCAACGTCCCCTACTTAGACGGAAAGCCTCTGCACGGCATGCAGCACAAGTACCGTGAAACGGTGCTGTTTTTCCCAAGCCCAGGGCAAACCTGTCACGCTTACTGCACCTTCTGTTTTCGCTGGCCGCAATTCGTCGGACTGTCTGGCTTGAAGTTCGCGAGCCGCGAAGCGGAGCAGCTGGTCGCTTATCTGAAGGCGCACCCGGAAGTGACCGATGTGCTTTTCACGGGTGGCGATCCGCTGCTCATGTCGGCCCGGCGGTTGGCGGATTACCTGGAGCCGCTGATCGCGGCTGAGCTGCCCAATCTCCGGCATATCCGGATCGGCACCAAGGCGCTCTCTTATTGGCCTTACCGCTTCCTCACCGACGCCGATTCCGACCACATAGTCTCGTTGCTTCGGAAAGTGGCCGCGAGCGGCAAACATCTGGCGATCATGGCGCATTTCAATCATCCGCGCGAACTGGAACCTCAGGAGGTCCAGCAGGCGATCCAGCGGCTGCGCTCGACAGGCGCGGTGATTCGTACTCAATCGCCGGTACTCCGTCACATCAACGACGATCCGGCGCTCTGGGCGCGGATGTGGAATATGCAGGTCGATCTCGGCTGCGTTCCCTATTACATGTTCTTGGCACGGGATACCGGCGCTCAGCACTATTTCGCCGTTCCCCTGGTACGCGCCTGGGAGATTTTTCGGGAAGCCTACCAGCGAGTGAGCGGTCTCGGACGCACGGTACGGGGTCCCAGCATGTCGACCTGCCCCGGAAAGGTTCAGGTTCTCGGTGTAGCAGAAACGAAAGGGGAAAAGGTCATCACGATGAGGTTTCTCCAAGGGAGAAATCCCGACTGGATTCACCGGCCTTTTTTCGCGGAATACGATGACAAGGCAACGTGGCTAGACGAGCTCAAACCCGCGTTCGGACAGCCGAGGTTCTTCTTTGAGGAAGAACTGGACCGGATCTATCGGGAAAGCGCTTTTGCGTCGTCATAG
- a CDS encoding IS481 family transposase — MQIRLHKNARTTPAVRQAIQASTLSERALAQKHGISRTTVRKWKHRSSVEDASHRPHTLRTTLTPAQEAIVVYLRQALLLPLDDLLAVTREFLNPAVSRSGLDRCLRRHGVASLKTLLPPTEKAKVKPFKAYEPGFLHLDVKYLPAIDGEPRRYLFVAIDRATRWVYVALKPNRTALSAKDFLKAVIQAAPFRIQKCLTDNGSEFTDRFLTRTRQPSGTHEFDRLCTEQGIEHRLIPPGRPQTNGLVERFNGRIEEVLQTHHFDSTADLDTTLHRYVELYNHHIPQKALRHLTPIQALKNWQLSHPHLFRKKVYDLAGLDM; from the coding sequence ATGCAGATTCGTCTTCATAAGAACGCCCGTACCACCCCGGCCGTTCGGCAGGCCATTCAAGCGTCCACGTTGAGCGAGCGCGCCTTGGCCCAAAAGCATGGCATTAGCCGAACGACCGTCCGCAAGTGGAAACACCGCTCCTCGGTCGAAGATGCCTCACACCGGCCCCACACCCTCAGAACCACGCTCACGCCCGCCCAGGAAGCCATCGTGGTCTACCTCCGCCAAGCTCTGCTCCTCCCCTTGGATGATCTCCTGGCCGTGACCCGGGAATTTCTCAATCCCGCCGTGTCCCGTTCCGGGCTAGACCGCTGCCTGCGCCGCCACGGGGTGGCGTCCCTCAAGACCCTGCTTCCGCCTACAGAGAAGGCGAAGGTCAAACCCTTCAAGGCCTATGAGCCCGGCTTCCTTCACCTGGATGTTAAGTACTTGCCCGCCATCGACGGCGAACCCCGCCGATACCTGTTCGTCGCCATCGACCGCGCCACCCGCTGGGTCTATGTCGCCCTCAAGCCCAACCGCACCGCCTTAAGCGCAAAGGACTTCCTCAAAGCGGTGATTCAGGCCGCGCCTTTCCGCATCCAGAAATGCCTGACCGACAACGGCTCGGAGTTTACCGACCGTTTCCTGACCCGAACTCGGCAGCCCTCGGGGACGCATGAGTTTGACCGCCTCTGTACTGAACAAGGCATCGAACATCGCCTGATTCCGCCGGGCCGGCCCCAAACGAATGGCCTGGTGGAACGCTTCAATGGCCGCATCGAGGAGGTGTTGCAAACCCATCACTTCGATTCAACCGCCGATCTGGACACCACCCTGCACCGCTATGTCGAGCTGTACAATCATCACATTCCCCAAAAGGCCTTACGCCATCTCACCCCGATCCAGGCTCTCAAAAACTGGCAACTGTCCCATCCTCATCTTTTTCGAAAGAAGGTTTACGATCTTGCGGGACTTGACATGTAG
- a CDS encoding FAD-binding oxidoreductase, producing METMPTPTKTDLFQPGKVVTDWGRIKRAKVESIAQPKSEEDLRTIVEHARKNNLKISVRGVGHNAVGQTFLENGIMVDMMALNQIIELDENKKTLRVQCGATWEQVTKVLEPKRLGVSTKQEFDVFSIGGSLAANVHGKSIDYPAIISHVLSFRILTADGEILNVSREEHPDLFRAAIGGWGLLGIIVDVTLQLVDDRVVEKSEVVYMSSPARS from the coding sequence ATGGAAACCATGCCCACTCCGACCAAAACAGATCTTTTCCAACCCGGCAAAGTCGTGACCGATTGGGGACGAATAAAGCGCGCCAAAGTCGAATCCATTGCCCAACCCAAATCCGAGGAAGACCTGCGCACTATCGTTGAACACGCTCGAAAAAATAATCTGAAAATATCCGTTCGCGGAGTTGGCCATAACGCAGTGGGCCAGACGTTTCTCGAAAACGGCATCATGGTGGACATGATGGCTTTGAACCAGATTATCGAGTTGGACGAAAACAAGAAAACACTGCGAGTTCAGTGCGGCGCCACTTGGGAACAGGTAACCAAAGTATTGGAACCGAAACGACTCGGTGTTTCCACCAAGCAAGAATTCGATGTCTTTTCGATAGGCGGGTCCTTGGCTGCCAATGTCCACGGTAAATCCATCGATTATCCCGCGATTATTAGCCACGTCTTATCTTTCCGCATACTCACCGCCGACGGAGAAATCCTCAATGTCAGCCGGGAGGAACATCCCGATCTTTTCCGTGCGGCAATCGGTGGTTGGGGATTGTTGGGCATCATCGTGGATGTGACCCTGCAATTAGTAGACGACCGCGTGGTGGAAAAATCCGAAGTGGTCTACATGTCAAGTCCCGCAAGATCGTAA
- a CDS encoding substrate-binding domain-containing protein, with product MIGRLRVIVLAISLAVAASAYATEGKKALRVCADPNNLPFSNQRGEGFENRLAEIIARELGRKLEYTWWAQRRGFFRNTLNAGRCDVVMGVPSGFERVLTTRPYYRSSYALVYRKDAGYTLRSLDASELRTLKIGLHFIGDDYSNPPPAEALARRGIIQNVVGYSIYGDYREPNPPARLIEAVARGDIDVAIAWGPLAGYFAKRQPTKLAVVPLPTPDEPQAQPFEFSIAMGVRKDDKPLRAALDEVLARKRSQITALLKKYGVPLIEPR from the coding sequence ATGATCGGACGACTGCGCGTCATCGTTCTAGCAATATCGCTGGCCGTTGCCGCGAGCGCCTATGCCACCGAGGGAAAAAAAGCACTGCGCGTTTGCGCCGATCCCAACAACCTGCCCTTCTCCAACCAGCGCGGCGAAGGCTTCGAAAATCGCCTGGCGGAGATCATCGCCCGGGAGCTTGGCCGCAAGCTGGAATACACCTGGTGGGCACAGCGCCGCGGCTTCTTCCGGAATACCTTGAACGCGGGCCGCTGCGACGTAGTCATGGGCGTACCTAGCGGGTTCGAGAGGGTACTGACGACCCGCCCCTACTACCGCTCGAGCTACGCCCTGGTCTATCGCAAAGACGCCGGCTACACCCTGCGCTCACTGGACGCCTCGGAGCTTCGGACGCTCAAGATCGGTCTGCATTTCATCGGCGACGACTACAGCAATCCGCCTCCCGCCGAAGCTCTGGCCCGGCGTGGCATCATTCAGAATGTCGTCGGCTACAGCATTTACGGCGACTACCGGGAGCCCAATCCGCCGGCACGCCTGATCGAGGCGGTCGCCCGAGGCGATATCGATGTCGCCATCGCCTGGGGACCTTTGGCCGGTTACTTCGCCAAGCGCCAGCCGACCAAGCTGGCTGTCGTCCCGCTGCCGACGCCCGACGAACCCCAAGCTCAACCTTTCGAATTCTCCATCGCGATGGGCGTGCGAAAAGACGACAAGCCGTTGCGGGCCGCGCTCGACGAAGTGCTGGCCCGGAAGCGCAGTCAAATCACCGCACTGCTTAAGAAATACGGGGTGCCGCTCATCGAGCCGCGGTAA
- a CDS encoding methanol/ethanol family PQQ-dependent dehydrogenase — translation MIRSKILWLVFVACSGKLADAPASDEIVRLSRDDSQWVMAAKNYANTRFSGLDQINTDNVKRLRVAWTFSTGVLNGHEAAPLVIKDTMYVVTPWPNILYALDLKQAGAIKWVYRPNPSRAAQGVACCDVVNRGAAYAEGKIFFNTLDNHTVAVDATTGKEVWKTKLGEIARGETMTMAPIVVKNKVLVGNSGGEMGVRGWITALDTRSGRILWRAYSTGPDEDVLIGPDFKPPYVSGQNLGATTWPSEKAWQIGGGTVWGWISYDPEADLIYYGTSNAGPWNAVQRPGENKWTSSVFARDPDTGMARWAYQWNPHDLYDYDGVNENVLLDLNIDGQDRKVLVHADRNGYMYVLDRLTGEIISAEPFVYTNTVKRVDLKTGQPELNEAKSPQLGKFVKDICPAPPGGKDWQPMAYSPRTGHLYVPHNNLCFDMKTMEVGYIAGTPYIGAEVAMKPGPGGNRGFFTAWDPVRNQKVWEIKEDFPAWSGALATAGDVVFYGTMDRWFKAVDAKTGQELWKFRTGSGVIGQPVTYRGPDDKQYVAVLAGVGGWAGAVVAGQLDTRVPYGALGFVGATKDLPEVTGEGGTLYVFALPEESP, via the coding sequence ATGATCCGATCCAAGATACTTTGGCTGGTTTTCGTTGCCTGTTCGGGAAAGCTGGCGGACGCTCCGGCTTCAGACGAGATCGTCCGCCTGTCGCGGGATGACAGCCAGTGGGTCATGGCCGCCAAGAATTACGCCAATACCCGCTTCAGCGGACTGGATCAGATCAATACCGACAACGTCAAGCGGCTCCGGGTTGCCTGGACCTTTTCGACCGGCGTGCTCAACGGCCATGAGGCGGCGCCGTTGGTCATCAAGGACACAATGTACGTCGTCACGCCCTGGCCCAATATCCTCTACGCGTTGGACCTGAAGCAAGCCGGCGCAATCAAGTGGGTTTACCGACCGAATCCCAGCCGCGCCGCGCAAGGGGTGGCTTGCTGCGACGTCGTGAACCGCGGCGCGGCCTACGCCGAGGGAAAAATCTTCTTCAACACGCTGGACAATCATACTGTGGCGGTCGATGCCACCACCGGCAAGGAAGTGTGGAAAACCAAGCTGGGTGAAATCGCCAGGGGCGAAACCATGACCATGGCCCCTATCGTGGTGAAGAACAAGGTTCTAGTCGGCAACAGCGGCGGCGAGATGGGCGTACGCGGCTGGATCACCGCGCTCGATACCCGCAGCGGCAGGATTCTGTGGCGCGCCTACAGCACCGGGCCGGACGAGGACGTCCTGATCGGACCGGATTTCAAGCCGCCTTACGTAAGCGGCCAAAACCTCGGGGCGACCACCTGGCCCTCCGAGAAGGCGTGGCAAATCGGGGGCGGAACGGTCTGGGGCTGGATCTCCTACGACCCGGAAGCCGACCTGATCTATTACGGCACCTCCAATGCCGGCCCCTGGAACGCGGTACAGCGCCCCGGCGAAAACAAATGGACCTCCTCGGTGTTCGCTCGCGATCCCGATACCGGCATGGCGCGCTGGGCCTATCAATGGAATCCGCACGATCTCTACGACTACGACGGCGTCAACGAGAACGTGCTGCTCGACCTGAATATCGACGGTCAGGATCGCAAGGTGTTGGTCCATGCTGACCGCAACGGCTACATGTACGTACTGGACCGTTTGACCGGCGAAATCATTTCCGCGGAACCGTTCGTCTATACCAACACGGTCAAGCGCGTCGATCTGAAGACCGGCCAGCCGGAACTGAACGAGGCCAAGAGCCCGCAGCTCGGCAAGTTTGTGAAAGACATCTGCCCTGCCCCGCCTGGCGGCAAGGATTGGCAACCCATGGCCTATTCCCCTCGCACCGGCCATCTTTATGTGCCCCACAACAATCTCTGCTTCGACATGAAAACTATGGAAGTGGGCTATATCGCCGGCACGCCCTACATCGGAGCCGAAGTCGCGATGAAACCGGGTCCCGGCGGCAACCGCGGCTTCTTTACCGCCTGGGATCCGGTTCGAAACCAGAAGGTCTGGGAAATCAAGGAAGACTTTCCCGCCTGGAGCGGGGCCCTTGCCACAGCGGGCGACGTGGTGTTCTACGGAACCATGGACCGCTGGTTCAAGGCCGTAGACGCCAAGACCGGCCAGGAATTGTGGAAATTCCGGACCGGCTCCGGTGTGATCGGCCAGCCCGTGACCTACCGGGGACCCGACGACAAGCAATACGTGGCGGTGCTGGCCGGCGTCGGCGGCTGGGCTGGCGCAGTAGTCGCCGGACAGCTGGACACCAGAGTTCCCTATGGCGCCTTGGGCTTTGTCGGCGCGACGAAGGATTTACCTGAGGTCACTGGCGAAGGCGGCACCTTATACGTTTTCGCGCTGCCGGAAGAGTCGCCATGA
- a CDS encoding c-type cytochrome — protein MLKYLVPFAMCLAAQSIAAPPAAQLERAGYRVFIERCGVCHAVRGTDADGVLGPDLTHLMSRRYIGAGVLPNTVGNLGGWIADAQTHKPGCFMPTMDLTGPELQAVLAYLQTLR, from the coding sequence ATGCTCAAGTACCTCGTCCCGTTCGCAATGTGCTTGGCGGCCCAGTCCATTGCCGCACCTCCCGCAGCGCAGCTCGAACGTGCGGGTTACAGGGTGTTCATCGAGCGCTGTGGCGTTTGTCATGCGGTTCGGGGAACCGATGCCGATGGCGTCTTGGGTCCCGACCTGACCCACCTGATGAGCCGACGTTACATCGGCGCGGGCGTGCTCCCGAATACCGTGGGCAACCTCGGGGGCTGGATCGCGGACGCGCAAACCCACAAGCCGGGCTGCTTCATGCCGACCATGGACCTAACCGGCCCCGAATTGCAGGCGGTGCTCGCGTATCTCCAAACGCTGCGTTGA
- a CDS encoding c-type cytochrome produces the protein MGSIKRLALLSSAAAAASSVVFPAFGQEWGARPLHRPSATQLLEVPVSGNPIVLRREPALENPYANDAGAIVQGRKLFDSLNCSGCHAPLGGGGMGPSLSDDDWIYGGEPAAIYLSIAQGRPNGMPAWSRALPPQSIWQLVTFVRTLGGASAPDAGLEKKPVRSESGRRRGTQR, from the coding sequence ATGGGAAGCATTAAACGCCTTGCATTACTGAGCTCGGCCGCGGCAGCGGCATCGTCGGTGGTATTTCCCGCATTCGGCCAGGAGTGGGGGGCGAGACCGCTGCATCGCCCTAGCGCTACCCAACTGCTGGAAGTGCCCGTTTCCGGCAATCCCATCGTCCTGCGGCGAGAACCGGCACTCGAGAACCCATACGCGAACGATGCGGGTGCCATCGTGCAGGGACGAAAGCTGTTCGACAGTCTGAATTGCAGCGGTTGCCACGCCCCTTTAGGAGGCGGCGGCATGGGGCCGTCCTTAAGTGATGACGATTGGATCTATGGCGGAGAACCGGCCGCGATCTATCTCAGCATCGCCCAAGGCCGTCCCAACGGCATGCCAGCCTGGAGCCGGGCCTTGCCACCTCAGTCCATCTGGCAGCTAGTGACCTTTGTCCGAACACTCGGCGGAGCGTCTGCACCGGACGCCGGCTTGGAGAAAAAGCCAGTGCGCTCAGAGTCAGGCAGAAGACGCGGTACCCAACGATGA
- a CDS encoding FAD-binding oxidoreductase, with protein MVHSNFNATAAEALAVAIRKRIRGEVRFDFRGWPPRAVNAACDRPVPIGVVVPRDVNDVVETVAACRRHDTPVIPRSGRGGVAEHQHRSAVIIDMSKHLGGLLAVDAERLRAVVEPGCALESLCWQVEKHRLSFGLAPSIHDHRTLGAVLGRGTCCPDSSMAGARAADHIHRLDILTYDGLRMTVGPTSELELETIIREGGRRGEIYAGLKALRDKYADTVRARFPRVPRRVSGYAIDQLLPENGFNVARALIGTEATCVIVLHAELHLVPSPPHRTLLLLGCSDICKAADHNAELMGAAPLHFEAVDERFVQFAKAGRIELGAWDLLPEGRGWLIVEFGGETREESDGKARQLMGKLRGKPGIRAMKLLTGPREKALLWSVRAAGLAADWTLASRTTQAVWGDAAVHPHDIGPFLRDYRGLLDKYGYRCAMYGHFGQGCIHSRVDFSSREGGRYWHAFLDEATDLVLRYNGSLSARRSGGTARVDLLPRLYGDTLVQAFREFKAIWDPRNRMNPSWVADRFPYAEPPNLKRAM; from the coding sequence ATGGTGCATTCAAATTTTAACGCTACGGCGGCTGAAGCTCTGGCCGTCGCCATTCGCAAACGGATCCGCGGCGAAGTCCGTTTTGATTTTCGCGGCTGGCCGCCCCGCGCGGTCAATGCCGCCTGCGACCGTCCGGTGCCGATCGGTGTGGTCGTTCCACGCGATGTTAATGACGTGGTTGAGACCGTCGCCGCCTGCCGCAGGCATGACACCCCCGTCATCCCGCGCAGCGGTAGAGGCGGTGTGGCAGAGCACCAGCACCGTTCCGCGGTGATCATCGATATGTCCAAGCATCTTGGTGGCCTCTTGGCCGTCGACGCGGAAAGACTGCGCGCCGTGGTCGAGCCCGGCTGCGCGCTCGAGTCGCTGTGCTGGCAGGTCGAGAAACACCGTCTTAGCTTCGGTCTCGCCCCGTCGATTCATGATCACCGCACGCTGGGTGCCGTGTTAGGCCGCGGCACCTGCTGTCCGGACTCGAGCATGGCCGGGGCTCGCGCCGCAGACCATATCCATAGGTTGGATATCCTCACCTACGACGGACTGCGGATGACAGTCGGGCCGACCTCCGAACTGGAACTGGAGACCATCATTCGCGAGGGCGGCCGGCGCGGGGAAATTTACGCAGGACTCAAGGCCTTGCGGGACAAATACGCGGATACGGTACGGGCGCGTTTTCCCAGAGTGCCCCGGCGGGTCTCCGGCTATGCGATCGATCAACTGCTGCCCGAGAATGGCTTCAACGTCGCTCGTGCGCTGATCGGCACCGAGGCGACATGCGTAATCGTCCTGCATGCCGAGTTGCACCTAGTGCCCAGCCCGCCCCACCGCACATTGTTGTTGCTGGGTTGTTCCGATATTTGCAAGGCTGCCGATCACAACGCCGAGCTTATGGGGGCCGCCCCTCTGCACTTCGAAGCGGTCGACGAACGGTTCGTTCAGTTCGCGAAAGCCGGCCGCATAGAGCTCGGAGCGTGGGATCTTCTGCCCGAGGGGCGAGGCTGGCTGATCGTGGAATTCGGGGGCGAGACACGTGAGGAATCGGACGGTAAAGCCAGGCAACTTATGGGCAAGCTGCGGGGCAAGCCGGGAATTCGGGCGATGAAGTTGCTGACCGGGCCTCGCGAGAAAGCCCTGCTGTGGAGTGTCAGGGCGGCGGGGCTGGCGGCCGATTGGACATTGGCATCGCGGACGACCCAAGCAGTTTGGGGGGACGCGGCCGTCCACCCCCACGATATCGGGCCCTTCTTGAGAGATTACCGGGGCTTGTTGGACAAATACGGTTATCGGTGTGCCATGTACGGCCATTTCGGCCAAGGCTGCATCCACAGCCGCGTCGACTTCTCCAGTCGGGAAGGCGGGCGATATTGGCACGCTTTCCTGGACGAAGCGACGGACCTCGTTTTACGTTACAACGGCTCCCTGTCCGCCCGTCGAAGCGGGGGCACGGCCCGAGTCGATCTTCTGCCCAGGCTGTACGGGGATACGCTGGTTCAGGCGTTCCGCGAGTTCAAAGCGATTTGGGACCCCCGAAACCGCATGAATCCCAGCTGGGTGGCCGACCGGTTTCCGTACGCCGAGCCGCCGAACCTGAAACGGGCCATGTGA
- the hpnR gene encoding hopanoid C-3 methylase HpnR, translating to MKILAVHPSPLMYTKVFLRLEPLGLEMVADSARRLGHSVRLIDLQVETHQDFYRMLETWRPDVVAFGLNYLANVPEVVDLAKDTKDRLPNCFVCIGGHSASFTARDLLTHGEGKIDCVLRGEGESGFPKLLEAIEHDRDSVHKVPGAVTMDGEGPPPTFVANLDDVSPARDLVRYRRKYFLGTLDPCASIEFTRGCPWDCSFCSAWTFYGRSYRVMSPEKIVEDLSRIREPGIFIVDDVAFIQDKHGFEIGEAIARRGIKKEYYLETRGDVLLRNKDVFRFWKSLGMEYMFLGVEAIDEDGLALFRKRVSLSKNFEALEFARSLGINVAINIIADPDWDRDRFETIRKWCLEIPEIVNISVNTPYPGTETWHTESRKLTTRDYRLFDIQHAVLPTRLPLPEFYKELVKTQQVLNMKHLGWEALKGTAGIVFRHLMRGQTNFLKSLWKFNSVFNPELQLADHRRPVKYEMSLPPERTDQKIKPQSLYVHEVRERKPRALDEATERFVDESRMGTWQEA from the coding sequence ATGAAAATTCTCGCCGTCCATCCTAGTCCCCTGATGTACACCAAGGTCTTTCTCCGTCTCGAACCCCTGGGGTTGGAGATGGTGGCCGACTCGGCACGCCGCTTGGGGCACTCGGTCCGTCTGATCGATCTTCAGGTCGAGACCCATCAGGACTTCTATCGCATGCTGGAAACTTGGCGGCCGGACGTCGTGGCATTCGGGCTCAATTACCTGGCCAACGTTCCGGAAGTGGTCGACCTCGCCAAGGACACCAAAGACCGACTGCCCAATTGCTTCGTCTGTATCGGCGGACACAGTGCTTCGTTCACGGCCAGGGACCTGCTCACACACGGCGAAGGCAAGATCGACTGCGTGCTGCGCGGCGAGGGCGAATCCGGATTTCCGAAACTCCTGGAGGCAATCGAACACGACCGCGATTCGGTACATAAGGTGCCGGGAGCCGTCACGATGGACGGCGAAGGTCCGCCGCCTACCTTCGTGGCCAATCTCGACGACGTCAGCCCGGCGCGAGATTTGGTCCGGTATCGCCGAAAATATTTCCTCGGCACCCTTGATCCTTGTGCCTCCATCGAATTCACACGCGGCTGTCCCTGGGACTGCTCCTTCTGCAGCGCCTGGACCTTCTACGGCCGCAGCTATCGCGTCATGAGCCCGGAGAAGATCGTCGAAGACCTGAGCCGCATCCGGGAACCGGGCATCTTCATCGTCGACGACGTGGCCTTCATCCAGGACAAGCACGGCTTCGAAATCGGTGAAGCCATCGCCCGCCGCGGCATCAAGAAGGAGTATTACCTCGAAACACGGGGCGATGTCCTGCTCCGCAACAAGGACGTGTTCCGATTCTGGAAATCCTTGGGCATGGAATACATGTTTCTCGGGGTCGAGGCCATTGACGAAGACGGACTCGCCCTGTTCCGCAAGCGGGTGAGCCTTTCCAAGAACTTCGAAGCCTTGGAATTCGCCCGTTCTTTGGGAATCAACGTCGCCATCAACATCATCGCCGACCCCGACTGGGACCGCGACCGCTTCGAAACCATCCGCAAGTGGTGCCTGGAGATTCCCGAGATCGTCAACATCAGCGTCAACACGCCCTATCCCGGCACCGAAACCTGGCACACCGAATCGCGCAAGCTGACCACTCGGGACTATCGCCTGTTCGACATCCAGCACGCGGTCTTGCCCACCCGGCTACCGCTGCCCGAGTTCTACAAGGAGTTGGTGAAAACCCAACAGGTGCTCAACATGAAACACCTCGGCTGGGAAGCCCTCAAAGGCACTGCCGGCATCGTTTTCCGCCACTTGATGCGCGGTCAGACCAACTTCTTAAAGAGCCTGTGGAAGTTCAACAGCGTCTTCAACCCGGAATTGCAGCTGGCGGACCACCGCCGTCCCGTGAAATACGAGATGTCCTTGCCGCCCGAGCGCACCGATCAGAAGATCAAGCCGCAAAGCCTCTACGTACACGAGGTTCGCGAACGCAAACCGCGTGCGCTAGACGAAGCGACCGAACGCTTCGTCGACGAGAGCAGGATGGGCACGTGGCAGGAGGCCTGA